The genomic interval GACCATCAGCTCGGCGCGATCCTGGTTGTTGCGCACATTGGCATTCTTCAAGATCGAGGTGACCGCGGACGGCCCCTGATTGGACCGGGCGTCGTCAGCCATACGCTGAAGCGTCAGCCGCATCGCCGCGACGTTCATGCCATGGTCCGCAATGCGAACGCGCAAATCGGCATCTGCAATGCGGCCGCTGGCGTCCGCGCCGACATAAGCCTTGGCGATCTCGTCGACGGAGCGCGTGTCGCCGCCGCGAAGGGAAGCTCCACGCGTATTGCCACCCTGGCCGTCGCGCTCGAACTGAAGAAGCCGCTTGCCGATGGTCCAGCCGCCGTTGAGCGGGCCTAGCAGATTCCCCTTCGGCACCTTTACGTCGGTGAAGAAAGTCTCACAGAACGGCGAATGACCGGAAATCAACCGGATCGGGCGCGCGGCGACACCCGGCGTGCGCATATCGATCATGAGGAAGCTGATGCCTTCATGCTTCCGCGTGTTGTCGGTGCGGACAAGGCAGAAACACCAATCGGCATAGTGGGCGCCGCTGGTCCAGATCTTCTGGCCGTTGACGAGGAAGTGGTCGCCCTTATCGATCGCCTGCGTCCGCAAACTCGCGAGATCAGAGCCCGCGCCGGGCTCGGAATAGCCCTGGCACCAGCGCCGTTCGCCGCGCGTAATATATGGAATGTGTTCCGCCTTTTGCTTCTCGTTGCCGTATTCCAGAAGCGTTGGGCCGAACATCGAGATGCCCATTCCACCGATCGGATTCCACGCGCCGATACGGCTCATCTCCTGCAGGAGAATCCGCGCCTTCTCGCGCGAGAGGCCACCGCCGCCAAATTGCGCGGGCCAGGTCGGCGCGCCCCAGCCTTTCTCCGCCACCGCTGCCTTCCAGCCCAGATAGTCGGGATCGGTAGGTCCCCGGCCCTCGACCAGCATCATCGCTCCTCTGTTCTTGAGCGATTGAGGGAAGTTCGCCGACAACCAGTCATGCGCCTCGGCACGAAAGACTTCCAATTCAGTGTCATCGATGTCCGTCATATTGGATCTCCCAAGTCGCGGTGTTTCCGGACAAGTCCGATGTGGCCGGCTTCATATCTGACGCTCCCGGCCCGCCCAGTAAGGTGCGCGGACCTTGTTGCGCTGGATCTTGCCGGCCTCAGAACGCGGCAGTTCCGTCACGAAGTCGACCTTCTTCGGCACCTTGAAGCCCGGGAGCCTGCTGCGGGCATAATTCAGGATGTCCTGCGCCAACTCGTCGGAGGGCACATAACCCGGCTTCAGCATGATGACGGCACGAACCTGCTCGCCCCATTCGGGATCCGGAACACCGACTGTCGACGAGTCGGCCACCGCCTCGTGCTTAATCAGCTCATTGTCGATCTCCTGCGGATAAATATTGACGCCGCCCGAGATGATAGTCTCCGCATTGCGGCCCGTGAGGAACAGATAGTCCTCGTCGTCGAAATAGCCGACGTCGCCCATCGTGAAGAAATCGTCCACCCGGGCTGCTTGGGTCTTCTTTTCATCCTTGTAATAGGTAAACCCGCCGCCCGGCGGCAGTTGTTGATAGATCATGCCGGGCTGTCCGTTCGGAAGATCCCGCCCCGCTTCGTCGAGGATTCGGACCTTGAGCACCTCGGGGCGCTTCCCGACGCTGCCGGGCTTTCGCAGCCATTCCTCCGCCGAGATGGTGAAGCCGGCACCGCCTTCCGACCCGGCATAATATTCGCTGAGGACGGGGCCGAACCACTCGATCATCGCGTATTTGACGTCGGGCGGGCATGGAGCGGCGCCGTGAACGATATATTTGACGTGGCCGACGTCGTACTTCGCTTTGACATGGTCCGGCAACGCGAGCAGCCGCTGAAACATGATCGGCACCAGATGGAGGTGCGTCACCTTCTTCTCAGCAATGGTCTTCAACACGCGCTCGGAGTCCCACTTGTCCATGAAGATCAGCGGAACGCCGGCGCCCATGGCTGCACGAACGTCAAATGCGAGCGGCGCTGCATGGTATGCAGGCCCGGCACAAAGCTGAACCGATGTCGCGGGATCATAGCCCTTCAGTGCGTAGGAACTCGGAGGTACGATCGCCTGTGCAGGACGAAAAACGCCTTTCGGACGCCCCGTCGTGCCGGACGTGTACATCATGGCGTTGCCGAGAACCGGATCGTGAATGTCTCTGTCGTCGTACGGCGCAAGGGCGTCGTCATACGATTCGAACCCCTCGATTTCGTCTCCCACCGCGAGCTTGAGCAGAACGTCCGGGCAGGCCGCCGCAGCCTCGGCCATGGCGGCTACGCGCGCATCGCCGACGATGGCTTTCGCATCACAATCGCGGATAATGTAAGCGATCTCGTCCGCGGTCAGATGCCAGTTGACTGGCGTCAATCGGATGCCGGTGCGAAGCGTGGCGGCCAGGACCTCGACAAATTCCGCACGGTTCGAGCACACGAGCGCTAGCGAGTCGCCCGGCTTAAGGCCCCGGCTGCGCAGCAGTCGCGCGAGGCGATTGGCGTTGGCGTTCACCTTTGCGAAGGAGTGAAGCCGCCCTGACGGATCGTGAACAGCAATGCGGTCGGGCTGCGTGTCAGCCCACACGGCAAGCGTCATGCCGACGCGAGCGGCGTCGTCGAGACGAGCGTACAGATTTGTGCGAGCGGCAATGTCATTCATAAGCATTGCTCGGCGCGTGCTGAACTTGAGACTGCGTTCTAAACGACTCTTCACCCACGGCGCTGCGCGAGCAGGGTACGCCGACAATGTCATTACTCACCGATGCCTCCCAAAGCCGCTTATGTCTGCAGCCCAACCCCAAAAAGAGCCATTCGAACGGCGTTCCACAATGCCAAGATCAAACTCGCCTTGACGACCGCCGGGGCGCGGTTCTCGGCTGATCCGAGTGATTGATCAGATAGTTCGCTCCGGCCGCGATCTGATCGGCCAGTTCCCGCGGGAGCCGACGGTCCGGCTGGGATGAGATCATCGCCGCGATCCCACGCCCCAGTGCCCATAATGCGACGGCCACATTTGCCTGCTGCGCCGCCGGAAAGCGGCCGTCTTCCTTGACGGCCGCCTGATAGGCCAGGAACGTCTTATGTTCGGCTTCCCGAAGCGACTCGTGTCGCGCCATCAAGCGTTCGCTGAACATCAGCGAGAACAAGGCGGGCCGCGCCTGGGCAAACCCGAAATAAGCTCGCGCGCCGGCCGCGACAGGCGTAGGAAATTCGCGTCGCTCTTGAAACCGTATGATGTCGCGCCGTAGATCCTCATATCCCATGACGGCGAGACTGAGGAGAAGTTCCTCCTTGTTCGAGAAGTAGTGGTAGATGGAGGCGAGGCCTATTCCCGCTTTTTCAGCAATTGCCCGCAGATTGAGATTGTCGACGCCTTGGGTTGCGAGGATATCCGTGGCGGCGGAGAGCGCTTTGGCCCTGACACTGCCGATGTGATGCGCCGGGTGCTTGAAATCGTATTTCACGGCATCAGTTCACGGAACCGCCGTTCGATCCACAATTCGGTGTCCCGATAGCGCGCTCCAAGCTCCAAGGAAGCGATACAGGACAATCATACTGTTTTTGTACCCGGCCGCATACCCATCTTTTTCGGCCCCTTCCGGAACCGGTAGCCGGTCTAGGTCCGCGCAAGCACGCGCTCGTTGGAAGCCGCAAAGAACACGGCATCGGCATGTTCCGCCACGTCCTGAGCCGTGTAGGGATGGCCGGGACGAAAGCCTTCCGCCTGGAGCATTTTGATCTCCGCCACACCACGCGCGGAAACGGCAAGGACCTTGCCGGTGTGATCGGCGGCCAGGTCGGATGCCATGAACAGCACACCAGGCGCGATGTTTTCCGGAAAGCTCATCGGATCCGGCTCGCGCCCCTGGCGGCCGGGCAAGTCCGAGGTCATGCGGGTAAACGCCCCGGGAGCAAGTCCCATCACGCGAATATCGTACTTGCGTCCCTCTATCGAGAGCACGCGCATGAAGCCGTAGATGCCGGCCTTGGCGGCTCCGTAGTTCGACTGCCCGAAATTGCCGTACAGGCCGGAGGTCGACGAGGTCATAATGATCACGCCCGGCTTTCCATTGGCCCGCAGCCATTTCCAAACCGGCATGGTGCAGCAATAGGTCCCTTTGAGGTGCACCTTGACCACAAGGTCCCAGTCCTCCTCCGTCATATTGGAGAAGGTGCGGTCGCGTAGAATGCCGGCATTGCAGACGAGGATGTCGACCTGGCCGAAGGCTTCCAAAGCGCTCTTCAGGATGTTCTCGCCGCCGGCGATGGTGGAGACATCGTCGGCGTTCGCGACCGCGCGGCCGCCCGCGGCCGTAATGTCGGCCACCACCTTATTGGCAGCAGCGCTCGAGCCTGAACCCGAGCCGTCGCGGGCACCGCCCAAATCGTTGACGACGACCGCGGCGCCTTCCTTCGCAAACAACTTCGCATAGGCTTCGCCGAGCCCACCGCCCGCCCCTGTGATGATCGCGACCTTACCGTCCAAGAGCCCCATGGTTGTCCTCCCGTTGTTTGAAGCTGCGCCATTCGTTCAGGAGAAGACGATGACCGACCGCGCGAGTTCGCCTGTCTTCATGTCCGCAAAGCCTTCGTTCACCTGATCGAGCCGGATGCGTCGCGAGATGAGCTTGTCGAGCTTGAGCTGGCCTGACAGGTAGAAGTCAACCAGTCGCGGCATATCGATGGGAAAGCGATTCGAGCCCATCATCGAACCCTGGATGCGTTTCTCTCCCAGGAAGGCGGCGCCCATCAGCGAGACCATTTGGCCCGGCGGTATCATACCGATGACATTGGCTGTACCCCCGCGACGCAGCATGTTGAATGCCTGCTCGGCCGTCTTCGCAAGCCCGATAGCTTCGAACGAGTGGTGTACGCCGCCCTTGGTCAATTCCAGAACCTCCTTGACGGCGTCCGTTCGCGACGCGTCGATGAAGTCGGTCGCGCCAAATTCGCGTGCCAAGGACTCCTTAGAGGTAACCGCGTCGATTGCAATGATGCGACCAGCCCCGGCGATTGCCGCCCCGTTGATCGCGGAGAGACCGACGCCGCCGCAACCGATGACGGCCACGGTATCACCTGGACGAACATTGGAGGTGTGAATTGCAGCCCCGACGCCCGTCATCACCGAGCAGCCGATCAGTGCTGCGCGATCGAGTGGCATGTCCTTGCGGATCGCAACGCAGGAGTGCTCGTGGACGAGCATTTGCTCGGCGAACGACGAAAGATTGAAGAAGTGCGGCAGCGGGGCTCCCGCGAGGGTGAGCCGTGACGGCTCGTCCTTGCCGCGCTTGGTCTCGGGCGATTGGCATCTGCTCATATGGCCGCCGAGGCAGTGCTCGCAGTGACCGCAGAACGCTGAAAGACAGGTGATGACGTGGTCTCCAGGCCGAACGGTGCGAACTTCCGAGCCAACGGCCTCGACCACACCGGCACTCTCATGCCCCAGCACCGCGGGCAGAGGGTACGGATAGATGCCTTCGATGAAATGGAGATCGGAATGGCAAAGCCCGGCGGCAGAGGTGCGGATGAGCACCTCGTGCGCTCCCGGCTTCGAAATCTCGACGTCTTCTATCTGCAAGGGTTTACGCGGTTCGCGCAGCACGGCGGCCTTCATGGTTCAGTCCCTTTATTTTGTGTATGGTCAGGCGGCCTGTTTGGGCGTGTAGCCAAGGATCGCCTTGGTCTCCAGGAATTCCTGAAAGCCGTAGTCGCCCCACTCGCGTCCGTTGCCGCTCATTTTATAGCCGCCGAAGGGGGCCGTTATGTCGCCCCCGCCGTTGATCGAAACCTGGCCGGCGCGCAGCTTCGAAGCCACGGCACGCGCCTTCTGAAGGTCGGCGGACTGCACATAGGCGGCCAGCCCGTATTCGGTGTCGTTGCCGATCTGGATCGCCTCGCCGAGCGACGCGTAGCCCAGGATCGACAGCACAGGCCCAAAAATCTCCTCCCGGGCGATGGTCATGTCGTTCTCGACATGGGCAAAGACCGTGGGCTTCACGTAGTAGCCGCTTGTCAGGCCGTCCGGCCTTCCAATACCGCCCGTGACCAGGGTGGCGCCCTCATCAATACCTGACTGAATCAGCAGCTGAATCTTGTCGAACTGCGTTTTCGAGACCACCGGGCCGAGATGGCTGTTGCCGTTCGGATCGCCGACAATGAGCTTCTCCGCCGTCTCTTTGGCCACAGCGATAGCCTCGCCCATCCGCGCGGACGGGACCAGCATCCGAGTCGGCGCGTTGCAGCTCTGACCGGAATTGTTCATCACCGAAGCGACTCCCCGCGCCACGCCTGCGGCAAAAGCCTCGTCGTCCAGAATGATGTTCGGGCTCTTGCCGCCCAACTCTTGCGCGACGCGCTTGACCGTCGGAGCGGCCGCCTTCGCCACCTCGATGCCGGCGCGCGTCGAGCCGGTGAAGGAAACCATGTCGACTTCCGGATGGGAGGCGATTGCCGCTCCGACCGTGGGACCGTCGCCATGCACGAGGTTGAACACGCCGGCCGGAACGCCAGCCGCGTGCATAATCTCGGCGAAGATCTGCCCGGAAAAGGGCGCCAATTCCGAAGGCTTCAGCACCATCGTGCAGCCCGCCGCGATCGCCGGCGCCACCTTGCAGACGATCTGGTTCAACGGCCAGTTCCAAGGCGTGATGAAGCCGCACACGCCGATCGGTTCCTTGACGACCACGGTCGGGCCGCGATCTTCCTCGAACTTGAAGTTCTTGAGGACTTCGATTGCGGCGGCCAGATGCCCCAATCCGACCGGCACCTGGGCGCGCTGGGCCAACGACGCTGGAGCGCCCATCTCCTCGGTGACGGCCTTGGCGAGATCGCCGAACCGCTTCTGGTATTCGGACCGGATGTTTTGCAAGAGCTCCAGCCGCTGTTCTCGTGTGGACTGGCTCCAGCCGTCGAACGCCTTCCGCGCCGCCTGCGCCGCACGATCGACATCCGCCCCAGAGCCGAGCGCGATCCGTCCCGCAATCGTCTGGGTTGCCGGGTTCTCCACATCGAGAAACTCTAGCGTCTCGAGCGGATCGACCCAGGCGCCGTCGATGTAGAATTTGAAATATTCCCGCATAGTTGACTCCGATAGGAACAGGTGGCGCACTGAAGGCGCGCGGTGGTTAGGGGGCCTCGTTGGAAAAGATGATCGTGCCGGAGGCGGCAAACATACCGCCGACGCCATGTGCGACGCTGATCTTCGCGCCAGGCACCTGCGCCGGCGCAATGCCGCGCAACTGTCGCACGCTCTCCTGCAGCGCATACATGCCGTACATGCCCGAGTGCATGTAGGAGAGCCCGCCGCCGTTCGTATTAAGCGGCAGCTTCCCGATCGGCTTGCCGTCCTTCGCGGGCGCCGTGTTGCGCTCGCGGATGAACGCCGCCGCTTCACCCTCCTTGCAGAAGCCCAGATCTTCCAGGCCGTAGAGCGGCAAATGCGCGAAGGCATCGTAGATCATCAAATGGTCGACGTCGGCATGTGTAATGCCGGCCTCCTCGAACGCCTTCTTGCCACTGATGCGAAAGGCCGTCGAATGGGTAAAGTCATACATCTGGCTGACCATCGGCGTTTCCACGCTCTCCCCCGTGCCCAGGACATAAACTGGCTTGCGCGGGAAGTCCTTTGCGCGGTCGGCGGAGGTGAGAATCAGTGCCCCTCCACCATCTGTCACCAAGCAACACATTAGCTTTGTGAAGGGCCACGCGATGATTTCGGCATTCATCACATCGGCGACTGAGATTGGCTCCTTGTAGCTGGCGCGCGGATTTTGGGCTGCCCACTCCCGCTGGATCACAGCAACATGCGCCAAGTCCTCAACCGAATAGTTTCGAACCTGCAGATATCGCAGAACCGGCACCGTAAACATGGTGGGCGGACCCATCGGCCCGAAAGGCATCTCGAACTGACCCATCAGAC from Rhizomicrobium sp. carries:
- a CDS encoding SDR family NAD(P)-dependent oxidoreductase is translated as MGLLDGKVAIITGAGGGLGEAYAKLFAKEGAAVVVNDLGGARDGSGSGSSAAANKVVADITAAGGRAVANADDVSTIAGGENILKSALEAFGQVDILVCNAGILRDRTFSNMTEEDWDLVVKVHLKGTYCCTMPVWKWLRANGKPGVIIMTSSTSGLYGNFGQSNYGAAKAGIYGFMRVLSIEGRKYDIRVMGLAPGAFTRMTSDLPGRQGREPDPMSFPENIAPGVLFMASDLAADHTGKVLAVSARGVAEIKMLQAEGFRPGHPYTAQDVAEHADAVFFAASNERVLART
- a CDS encoding TetR/AcrR family transcriptional regulator, producing MKYDFKHPAHHIGSVRAKALSAATDILATQGVDNLNLRAIAEKAGIGLASIYHYFSNKEELLLSLAVMGYEDLRRDIIRFQERREFPTPVAAGARAYFGFAQARPALFSLMFSERLMARHESLREAEHKTFLAYQAAVKEDGRFPAAQQANVAVALWALGRGIAAMISSQPDRRLPRELADQIAAGANYLINHSDQPRTAPRRSSRRV
- a CDS encoding AMP-binding protein is translated as MNDIAARTNLYARLDDAARVGMTLAVWADTQPDRIAVHDPSGRLHSFAKVNANANRLARLLRSRGLKPGDSLALVCSNRAEFVEVLAATLRTGIRLTPVNWHLTADEIAYIIRDCDAKAIVGDARVAAMAEAAAACPDVLLKLAVGDEIEGFESYDDALAPYDDRDIHDPVLGNAMMYTSGTTGRPKGVFRPAQAIVPPSSYALKGYDPATSVQLCAGPAYHAAPLAFDVRAAMGAGVPLIFMDKWDSERVLKTIAEKKVTHLHLVPIMFQRLLALPDHVKAKYDVGHVKYIVHGAAPCPPDVKYAMIEWFGPVLSEYYAGSEGGAGFTISAEEWLRKPGSVGKRPEVLKVRILDEAGRDLPNGQPGMIYQQLPPGGGFTYYKDEKKTQAARVDDFFTMGDVGYFDDEDYLFLTGRNAETIISGGVNIYPQEIDNELIKHEAVADSSTVGVPDPEWGEQVRAVIMLKPGYVPSDELAQDILNYARSRLPGFKVPKKVDFVTELPRSEAGKIQRNKVRAPYWAGRERQI
- a CDS encoding Zn-dependent alcohol dehydrogenase; translation: MKAAVLREPRKPLQIEDVEISKPGAHEVLIRTSAAGLCHSDLHFIEGIYPYPLPAVLGHESAGVVEAVGSEVRTVRPGDHVITCLSAFCGHCEHCLGGHMSRCQSPETKRGKDEPSRLTLAGAPLPHFFNLSSFAEQMLVHEHSCVAIRKDMPLDRAALIGCSVMTGVGAAIHTSNVRPGDTVAVIGCGGVGLSAINGAAIAGAGRIIAIDAVTSKESLAREFGATDFIDASRTDAVKEVLELTKGGVHHSFEAIGLAKTAEQAFNMLRRGGTANVIGMIPPGQMVSLMGAAFLGEKRIQGSMMGSNRFPIDMPRLVDFYLSGQLKLDKLISRRIRLDQVNEGFADMKTGELARSVIVFS
- a CDS encoding acyl-CoA dehydrogenase family protein, coding for MTDIDDTELEVFRAEAHDWLSANFPQSLKNRGAMMLVEGRGPTDPDYLGWKAAVAEKGWGAPTWPAQFGGGGLSREKARILLQEMSRIGAWNPIGGMGISMFGPTLLEYGNEKQKAEHIPYITRGERRWCQGYSEPGAGSDLASLRTQAIDKGDHFLVNGQKIWTSGAHYADWCFCLVRTDNTRKHEGISFLMIDMRTPGVAARPIRLISGHSPFCETFFTDVKVPKGNLLGPLNGGWTIGKRLLQFERDGQGGNTRGASLRGGDTRSVDEIAKAYVGADASGRIADADLRVRIADHGMNVAAMRLTLQRMADDARSNQGPSAVTSILKNANVRNNQDRAELMVEIMGFQGLGWEGDSYSKNEIDATRTWLSGKAQSIYGGSNEIQNNIIAKRILGLLDHQ
- a CDS encoding aldehyde dehydrogenase family protein gives rise to the protein MREYFKFYIDGAWVDPLETLEFLDVENPATQTIAGRIALGSGADVDRAAQAARKAFDGWSQSTREQRLELLQNIRSEYQKRFGDLAKAVTEEMGAPASLAQRAQVPVGLGHLAAAIEVLKNFKFEEDRGPTVVVKEPIGVCGFITPWNWPLNQIVCKVAPAIAAGCTMVLKPSELAPFSGQIFAEIMHAAGVPAGVFNLVHGDGPTVGAAIASHPEVDMVSFTGSTRAGIEVAKAAAPTVKRVAQELGGKSPNIILDDEAFAAGVARGVASVMNNSGQSCNAPTRMLVPSARMGEAIAVAKETAEKLIVGDPNGNSHLGPVVSKTQFDKIQLLIQSGIDEGATLVTGGIGRPDGLTSGYYVKPTVFAHVENDMTIAREEIFGPVLSILGYASLGEAIQIGNDTEYGLAAYVQSADLQKARAVASKLRAGQVSINGGGDITAPFGGYKMSGNGREWGDYGFQEFLETKAILGYTPKQAA